In Corvus moneduloides isolate bCorMon1 chromosome 6, bCorMon1.pri, whole genome shotgun sequence, the sequence CTGGATGCTTCTGGGaccaacagcagcagtgaagtgGTTTTGAACACAGTGAGCAGCTCAGTGAGCCCACAGCATTGCTTCAGATTCAGTCTGAAACAGCCTCAATGAGGACACTGCTACTCCATCTGTGCCCAGAGCCTCTGTGCATGCCATCTGTGCCAACAGCTGTCCCCGTGACACTGTGGTTGGCAAGAGCATCTTAACACTGGCCAAATGCCTCCAGTTCCCATGGAATGGGTGCACACAAGCGTGGTCCACTCCACCCAGGCACACTGCACTTCACACAACAGGAGGCTGGATAAGTATTAAGTTTCCACAGCTACTTCACTGTGAATcgcatttttaaaaaaatgtaagtaGAGATCCTTACCTTAGCTTGTCTAAAACATCCAACAGCTGAAGCCCTGGCAGGTGAAAAAAATAGATACAGTTGCATTATAACCCACTTGGTACTGATTTGTTATGATCTTTATATAATGTTATGCTTATAAACACtttttgcagagagaaaaagtgaaaatgtcTTCAGACGGATCTATCAAAGTAGGTAGAGTCATTGGGTAAATGATGAGACACCACAGTACACATCTGCAGCACCTGTGTGAACCACTGCACAATCCCCCTAGAGTTACTGAGGGACACAGGCACTTTTAGGGCACGAGTGACCTCAGTCCAAATTAGACATCTAAAATCAGTCTGATCCGGTCAAATGTTCCTTGATCTCCATGGAGAGAAATGGAGCCCAGGCTCACCAACTCAGATGCACCCGGTGTGTGAGGTGAATCCAAACAATGGTACCTAAGATCCTGGGATTCAAGCCATTGGAAAAAACTTCTGAATCATGGGACAGCCTCTGTGGCTCAACTGAGTAGACACAGAGTGAAGAAACTTCATCAACTCTTATAAGTAGTAGCAATATATGGAAATGTGGCCACATAAGATGGTTGGTTATAGAAATGTTCTGAAGAAGCTCAAATGATAAGGTGCTGGTGGGATTCCAGAAGAGATCAAAACTATGGGAAAGcagcaaagttaaaaaaaatctgttgacAGAAAGGCTGCTGAGAATAAAGGtcaaaagaaagatgaaaattaatatttgcagTTTTGCTCCCCAGCCTCTTCAGGCACCTTATGGATACATCTGAAAAGAACCAGTTTGGTAACTGACTTTCTCCAGGGAAAGGTGCAACAAACATCCTTACCTATGAACTCGTTTCTGATTTGTGTCCTTGTTCTTAGCTCTTCTTTCCCCAGGATAATGGCATTGATAGCACTCAGCAGTGTCACCATGTATGGCACGTTGTCTGTGTTGGAGAGCTCGTTCATTATGATGCTGAATCGATACTGCTGGTTCTTCACACTCTGTTGGTAACACAAGTGATATTATGGCAAGAATAGTCTATATAGACATAAATGCCCATGACCGTAGTGCAGGCTCTTAGATGGAGTTATCATCTGAAACACTCAGTTTATCCCACTGTGCACAGGACAGGAACAGAGAGGTAAAAGCAGTACTTTTCCATTATGGAGCAGGGTCTGGTTGGCAGAGAAAGTCACTGAAAACACCTCTTGGATCCCTTCATGCTTTCTAATAACTGATGCATGTACCTGCTCTCATGGGCAGTGaaacctgtggatgtggcatcATTTATTCTGCTGATCTGGTGGTGTTTTGCTGCCAGAAAGCACCTTGTGGTTGGCAGTCATCTGTCCACACAAGTCACAGAACAGCACCATAGATTTCTGCTGACCACGAAAAATTTCCTACAGCTTTCACCTTATAAACCCCTGCTTCTCTtacaaaacaatgcaaaataaacTTCATTCCCACCCTTTTCTCTGGTACATGGATCTGCCTGCACGGATCAAAGCTGAGCCATTCCTCCTGCTCTAACCCAACACTTGCCTTGTAATGGTCCAAGGCATCCAAAGCCAAAGCATGGCCATCTGATGAGTAAATGCACAGTGCAGCCAGGAGctcaaatatttgctttttgacCATGACATTAGTTGTGTCAAGTGCTgtaggaaaaacagaacaaaacaaagcagaatttatAATGACATTAATGTTCTGAATTTCAGTGTCTTCTGCTACATGGATTATGAGCAGTGATAGAAAAGAGACTGAAGGAGGGGACCCATTACAACGGaagatgggaagaaaaatatcttaaCATACAAATATCCCATCCCAATAGCATTATGTGATGGTAACTTCTAGTGGGAACAGTAAATGCTACAGGTATCCCACTGGCATTTTGGTGCAACTTGTAGTTATTCATCTTTTCATGTCCCAGTGACATGCTGCAACAGCAGCCAAGATTTTTTCAGCACTcacaaaatttatttcacattttcacatATGGGTGTTTTCTAGAACAGCAGATGAACCATTTTCTTCGATTAATGACTCTTACTTTTAGTGCAGAAAGCTCAATATGCATATGAGTTAGACCAATTGTTCCAATGGGTCCCCATGAATTCCCTTTTGGCACTACTCTCTCTCTGtgagccctgggagctgggagggagtgCATTAGActctcttatttttcctttattagaGCACAAAGAAGCTCCAACACTGAAAAGTCCAGGATACCCCCCGTTTTCTCAGTACAAAAATGCCAGCTCCATATTTCACACAGGCTAAGAAAATGCATGGcgaagaggaaggaaggggacTTCAAAACTGAAGAGGGAAATAAGCCAGCTTTCAgactaaatgcattttaaaaacctcttaATAAGGGTTTCTGGGCACAGCTGCGAtctctggagcagcacagaAGTTATCCTTCCAGCACCAGCATCATTAAGTGCTGTACAATAAGTTCTAGGAGATGCCCTGATGAATTGCAAAGCTAAGAACGAGCCAAGTGACTAGCAGGAGAATGTAAGTGGTGCTACCTACCATCTTCCAGAAGGAGCAGagtgagcagcacagagagcaggcTCTCTGGAGTCCAAACATGCCACTTTCCCTCCTCTTTACAGGCTACAAGACTCCAGGCCCTTTCAGttcctctccctctgcccttGGGGATCTCAATGACTGAATAGCAAATGTCTGCTGACAACCGAAGGGTCAAAGATTTCCAATGCCAGTACACAGATAAGGCTGGGTTTATCCCCAGCTCCTCAGTAAACTATGGCAATATTTGTGTGGAAATAGCACGGGGTGGCAAAGGCAATGTGATTTCACAGCcgtattattttaaagaagaaaacaatctCATTAATCAGTTGCAACCAACCATTTCCAACAGGCctggtgcagggcaggaggataCAGAACAAGAAAGTGCCCCTCAATGCTGCATGTGATGGATGAAGCAGGAAGATGTCTTCTCACCTTGGAAGAGTTTTCTGACGTAGCCCTCGTTGCTCACAATGTACTCTATGCCTCTGTGGGAGTTCATGACCGCTCGCACACAGCTAATGCAGGTGAGCTGAAGCAAGGCATCGGAAATCCTGGCCACTCCTCGCCCAGACAGCCTGTCCAGGGCCTCCAGGAGGAGGTCCAGCCCGGACAGCTCCAGGAACTGGACCATCCAGGCATCATCGCTGTTCTCCAGCCTCTTCTTCAGCCCGGAGTAGTTCACCACAGAGGGCATTTGCAGGAGACGGATgcacagctctggctctgcatTTTCCAGGTTGGCCTCTGACTGGTCAGTTTCCTGGGGTCCAAGTTTCTCCTTTAGGGCAGCCCACTTCTTGTGGGCACCTTCCTTTTTGATTGACATCGTGAATGGTttgttctgcagaaaaagaaaagacaaagtgAGAAGTTTGTCTGGACTGATCAAAAGCTatccctggagcagccctgttttttcttcagtaatcAGGATGTAAAGTCCAACTACAGCAGGTCCCAGATCTCCAGCATGCAGGGCACACACTGGAACCAGTCCTCTGTTGAAGAAACTCAATATATCCCCACCTTAACCACACACATTACATTCAGGCTCTGAAGACTCTGTGGAGAGACTTTTAGCACATCCAGGCCAgcaaatacagctttaaaagtAGCCAATTTACACCAGTCAATTGTCACTACCTATTTTCATGCAGTGAAAGGATAAGGTTGGAAGCAGCATTATTAGCTCTGAACACCTAATGCCCATTAAACCACTTCAAAATCTCACTGTGCTGGAGAGGCTGTGCAGTTTCTAAGCATTTGTAATGGGATGGAGGAATCATTTTGAGCATATCCTGCTTATAAGAGCATCTGATTGCCCTGttcctttttcacttttgtttcttttgactGATGTTGAGGTTAATTTTATAGCACTCACTTAATCCCTTCTTGTCTGCTGTAATAGCAAATATGTTTGTACACATGGTGTTTATGCCTGATAATGTGAGAGCCTGACAGGCTGTGagtgcagggacagcagcaggaggctgg encodes:
- the LOC116445010 gene encoding inverted formin-2-like; this translates as MNKPFTMSIKKEGAHKKWAALKEKLGPQETDQSEANLENAEPELCIRLLQMPSVVNYSGLKKRLENSDDAWMVQFLELSGLDLLLEALDRLSGRGVARISDALLQLTCISCVRAVMNSHRGIEYIVSNEGYVRKLFQALDTTNVMVKKQIFELLAALCIYSSDGHALALDALDHYKSVKNQQYRFSIIMNELSNTDNVPYMVTLLSAINAIILGKEELRTRTQIRNEFIGLQLLDVLDKLR